One Lepus europaeus isolate LE1 chromosome 7, mLepTim1.pri, whole genome shotgun sequence DNA segment encodes these proteins:
- the LOC133763662 gene encoding olfactory receptor 5D18-like, with protein sequence MSLRGRNITSEAIFVLLGFSDYPELQVPLFLVFLTVYSFSVVGNLGMIALIKVNPQLHTPMYFFLSHLSFVDFCYSSIIAPKMLVNLIVEDRTISFTGCLVQYFLFCVFVVTEAFLLSAMAYDRFVAICNPLLYTVAMSQKLCAMLVVGSYAWGVACSLTFTCSALKLSFHGFNVIDHFFCEFSALLSLSCSDTYIHQLLLFIFATFNVVSTLLIILMSYVFIVVTILKMRSASGRRKAFSTCASHLTAITIFHGTILFLYCVPNSKNSRHTVKVASVFYTVVIPMLNPLIYSLRNKDVKETVAKVIHTLFFCI encoded by the coding sequence ATGTCTCTGAGAGGAAGAAATATAACTTCTGAAGCCATATTTGTACTCTTGGGCTTCTCAGATTACCCGGAATTACAGGTTCCTCTCTTCTTGGTTTTTCTGACAGTATATAGCTTCAGTGTGGTAGGGAATCTTGGGATGATTGCACTCATCAAAGTTAACCCCCAACTGCACACCCCCATGTACTTTTTCCTCAGCCATCTCTCATTTGTGGATTTCTGCTATTCTTCTATCATTGCTCCCAAGATGCTTGTCAACCTAATTGTAGAAGACAGAACCATTTCATTTACAGGTTGCCTAGTACAATACTTTCTTTTTTGCGTTTTTGTGGTAACTGAAGCATTTTTGTTATCTGCCATGGCCTATGAccgctttgtggccatttgtaacCCTCTGCTCTACACAGTGGCCATGTCCCAAAAGCTCTGTGCCATGCTGGTGGTGGGGTCATATGCATGGGGAGTAGCATGTTCCTTGACATTCACATGCTCTGCTTTAAAATTATCTTTCCACGGTTTTAACGTGATCGATCACTTCTTCTGTGAGTTCTCcgcacttctctccctctcttgctctgatACTTACATCCACCAGTTGCTGCTGTTCATTTTTGCCACCTTCAATGTAGTCAGCACACTCCTCATCATTCTCATGTCTTATGTGTTCATCGTTGTGACCATCCTCAAGATGCGTTCAGCCAGTGGACGCCGCAAAGccttctccacctgtgcctcccacctgACCGCCATCACCATCTTCCATGGCACCATCCTCTTCCTCTACTGTGTGCCCAACTCCAAGAACTCCAGACACACGGTCAAAGTGGCCTCAGTCTTTTACACAGTGGTGATTCCCATGTTGAATCCTCTGATCTACAGTCTGAGAAACAAGGATGTCAAGGAAACAGTAGCCAAAGTAATACATACACTTTTCTTTTGCATTTGA